A single Alcanivorax borkumensis SK2 DNA region contains:
- a CDS encoding ABC transporter ATP-binding protein yields the protein MKEPLLSLNHLACGYHQQTVVNDLSLTLAAGEIACLLGPSGCGKTTTLRAIAGLEPVTSGSISILGKTVSGPHQQLPPNQRGLGMVFQEHALFPHLTVADNVAFGLRHQSRSQRQERVQACLQRVRLGGLDQRYPHELSGGQQQRVALARALAPQPALLLLDEPFASLDLDLRRSLAQELGDILRQEKVTTLLVTHDQEEAFALADRVGVMQQGRLEQWDTPYNIYHAPANRFVAEFAGYGTFLHGTVHDGNTVHTSLGDVTGRSRAPLQPGTEVEVLLRPEDVIADESAPLALPVTRRQFTGASILYHLRVGANETLLCQTDSHTNVVEGDNLHVRLGTKHLVAFETH from the coding sequence ATGAAAGAACCACTGCTTAGCCTCAATCATCTGGCCTGCGGCTACCACCAGCAGACCGTCGTCAATGACCTGAGCCTGACGCTGGCCGCCGGGGAAATCGCGTGCCTGCTCGGCCCAAGTGGTTGCGGAAAAACCACCACCCTGCGCGCCATTGCCGGGCTGGAACCAGTAACCTCCGGCTCCATCAGCATTCTGGGTAAAACCGTCTCCGGCCCCCACCAACAACTACCACCCAACCAGCGTGGCCTGGGCATGGTGTTTCAGGAACATGCCCTTTTCCCCCACCTTACCGTGGCCGACAACGTAGCCTTCGGCCTGCGGCACCAAAGCCGCTCGCAACGCCAGGAACGCGTGCAAGCCTGCCTGCAACGAGTGCGCCTTGGCGGCCTTGATCAACGCTACCCTCACGAACTTTCCGGCGGGCAACAACAGCGCGTCGCCCTAGCCCGAGCACTGGCCCCCCAGCCAGCCCTGCTGTTGCTGGACGAACCCTTTGCTAGCCTGGACTTGGATCTACGCCGGTCGCTGGCCCAAGAATTAGGCGATATTCTCCGTCAGGAAAAAGTCACCACCTTGCTGGTAACCCATGACCAAGAAGAAGCCTTTGCGTTGGCCGATCGGGTGGGGGTCATGCAGCAAGGCCGGCTAGAACAATGGGATACCCCCTACAATATCTACCACGCCCCGGCGAATCGTTTCGTGGCAGAATTCGCCGGTTACGGCACCTTCCTGCACGGCACGGTGCACGACGGTAACACCGTTCACACAAGCCTTGGCGATGTGACCGGGCGCAGCCGCGCACCCCTGCAACCCGGCACCGAGGTGGAAGTTCTGCTACGACCGGAAGATGTGATCGCCGACGAATCCGCTCCTCTGGCCCTACCCGTCACCCGCCGCCAATTCACCGGTGCAAGCATCCTCTACCACCTAAGAGTCGGCGCCAACGAAACCCTGCTCTGCCAAACAGACAGCCACACCAATGTGGTAGAAGGCGACAATCTTCATGTCCGGCTGGGAACCAAGCATCTGGTAGCGTTCGAAACGCATTGA
- a CDS encoding TonB-dependent receptor family protein: protein MYLQRRLLCCAIASAMAAPAFADQANELKPVQIIGDRQSTFSISGSAHVLSNEDLEEKENTDVHRMLRDVPGVYFQEEDGYGLRPNIGIRGSGRDRSSKISLMEDGVLIAPAPYAAPAAYYFPSAGRFYGVEVLKGPDTLRYGPFTVGGSINFLSTPIPARASGMVNVEGGEDGSQRAHAYYGATEGQFGFMLETHQQRAQGFKDIDRSNRDSGFDKRDYVAKLRWQAPETADIQQAFELKLEHSSEVSDETYLGLTDRDFENDANRRYGMSDIDQMDNDRDAVSLRHTLVFDENTQLNSVVYRNEFNRNWYKLASIGGQSIGGFVADANANGGTKQAVLSGAADATDLVFKNNNREYISEGVQTELNHRFQTGSVDNDLIVGARYHQDEVDRYQPTDTFDQVNGSLVYQSSTLPTGGDNRLENADAVSAWIIDHAYVGDFIVTGSLRYENVESKSKRWGDPARNTVSSRTENRNEELMAGLGATWLLNDNWSLLAGVHQGFAPAGASSQKGTDAEKSVNYETGFRYWQENFSADVIAFYSDYENTIQNCSIANPCPNGNDFGTQSFGESEVRGLEVGLSSVIWEGDTGLRAPVRLAYTYTDGEITKDADDLSVLEGDVLPYLPEHLASLTFGLEKPAAWSALMSVSHTDGMCIDNSCDRPGEVTTFKRTSDYVIADIVATYQVNSDMEVYVKVDNVFDDQEIVSRDPAGARPNKPRTGYVGMKVHF, encoded by the coding sequence ATGTATTTGCAGCGCCGCTTGCTTTGCTGTGCCATCGCCTCCGCTATGGCCGCTCCAGCTTTTGCTGATCAAGCCAATGAGCTGAAACCGGTACAGATTATTGGGGATCGTCAGAGCACTTTTAGCATCAGTGGCTCTGCCCACGTGCTTTCTAACGAAGATTTGGAAGAAAAGGAAAACACCGATGTGCACCGCATGCTGCGCGACGTGCCTGGCGTGTATTTCCAGGAAGAAGATGGATACGGCCTGCGCCCAAATATCGGTATCCGTGGTTCCGGCCGAGATCGCTCCAGTAAAATCTCTTTGATGGAAGATGGTGTGCTGATTGCGCCGGCCCCCTATGCTGCTCCGGCCGCTTATTATTTCCCTAGTGCCGGTCGTTTCTACGGTGTTGAGGTGTTGAAAGGGCCGGATACCTTGCGTTATGGGCCCTTCACCGTGGGCGGGTCCATTAACTTCCTGTCCACCCCGATTCCTGCCCGTGCGTCTGGCATGGTGAATGTGGAGGGTGGTGAAGATGGATCGCAGCGTGCCCATGCCTATTATGGGGCCACCGAAGGTCAGTTTGGTTTCATGCTGGAAACCCATCAACAACGAGCTCAAGGCTTCAAGGATATCGACCGTTCCAACCGCGATAGTGGTTTTGATAAGCGTGATTATGTCGCCAAGCTGCGCTGGCAGGCCCCGGAAACCGCGGATATTCAACAGGCATTTGAGTTGAAGCTGGAGCATTCCAGTGAGGTTTCTGATGAAACCTACCTGGGCCTGACCGACCGGGATTTCGAGAATGATGCCAACCGTCGCTACGGTATGAGCGATATCGATCAGATGGATAATGATCGAGACGCGGTATCTTTGCGCCATACCTTAGTGTTTGACGAGAACACCCAGTTGAACTCCGTGGTGTATCGTAACGAGTTCAACCGTAACTGGTACAAATTGGCCAGTATTGGTGGCCAGAGCATTGGTGGCTTTGTGGCGGATGCTAACGCTAATGGTGGTACTAAGCAGGCCGTGTTGAGTGGTGCTGCTGATGCCACGGATTTGGTATTCAAGAACAATAATCGGGAGTACATCTCTGAAGGTGTGCAGACTGAATTGAATCACCGTTTCCAGACCGGTTCTGTGGACAATGATCTGATTGTCGGGGCTCGTTACCATCAGGATGAAGTGGATCGTTATCAGCCCACGGACACGTTTGATCAGGTCAATGGCAGCTTGGTGTACCAGTCGTCCACCTTGCCCACGGGGGGGGATAACCGTCTGGAAAATGCGGATGCTGTGTCTGCCTGGATTATAGATCACGCTTATGTTGGTGATTTTATTGTCACCGGCTCATTGCGCTACGAGAACGTGGAAAGCAAGAGCAAGCGTTGGGGCGATCCGGCACGTAACACGGTGAGCTCACGCACTGAAAATCGTAACGAAGAACTGATGGCGGGGCTGGGGGCTACTTGGCTGCTCAATGACAATTGGTCGTTGTTAGCGGGCGTTCACCAGGGCTTTGCGCCGGCAGGTGCGTCTTCCCAGAAAGGCACTGATGCGGAAAAAAGCGTTAACTACGAAACCGGTTTCCGCTACTGGCAGGAAAACTTCAGTGCGGATGTGATTGCGTTCTACAGCGATTATGAAAATACCATTCAGAACTGTTCTATTGCTAATCCATGCCCCAATGGCAATGACTTTGGCACCCAGAGCTTTGGTGAGTCGGAAGTACGGGGTCTGGAAGTGGGCTTGAGCAGTGTGATTTGGGAAGGTGATACCGGCCTGCGAGCGCCGGTACGGCTGGCTTATACCTACACCGACGGTGAAATCACCAAGGATGCGGATGACCTGTCGGTGCTGGAGGGCGATGTGTTGCCTTACCTGCCTGAGCATTTGGCTAGCCTGACGTTTGGTTTGGAGAAGCCGGCGGCTTGGTCTGCGCTGATGTCAGTCAGTCACACCGATGGCATGTGTATCGATAATAGCTGTGACCGCCCGGGAGAAGTCACCACGTTCAAACGCACCAGCGATTACGTGATTGCCGATATCGTGGCGACTTATCAGGTGAACAGTGAT
- a CDS encoding hydantoinase B/oxoprolinase family protein, with protein MNPVQLSIFANRLGGICEEMGAVLRLSALSPNIKDRLDFSCAIFDAQGRLCAQAAHIPVHLGSMAYAMADLVTGREWQAEDLMVVNDPYLGGTHLPDVTVVAPVFQSQTLMGFTVTRAHHANIGAHSPGSMPVSTHLEQEGIVIAPSWLKRAGQWQVPLCRRLAGLEEHGTLPVETPRFADFSAQASACEAGARRLAELADQQFDLVAAFDALNAYGEKRARARIATLPDGCYRFQDYMDDDGQGQQGILITVSLTICGDQASLDFSGTADQVAGNINCPLSVAAAAVYYCFRCLMDDDVPACDGLFRPIKLSAPPGSLLNARRPAAVAAGNVETSSRVVDVVLGALAQAAPEAIPAASQGTMNNVAMGAGGDNGWDYYETMAGGTGAHAGGPGLSAVHSHMTNTLNTPVESLESHYPLRVHRYQLRRGSGGSGQFMGGEGLVRELEFLADAQVTLLTERRLFAPWGLAGGQSGAVGENRHNGRLLPPKASFTARPGDRLLVASPGGGGYRGRECK; from the coding sequence ATGAATCCTGTCCAGCTGAGTATTTTTGCCAACCGCCTTGGCGGTATCTGTGAGGAAATGGGTGCGGTATTGCGCCTGAGTGCGCTGTCCCCGAACATCAAGGACCGACTCGACTTTTCCTGTGCTATTTTTGATGCCCAAGGTCGGCTGTGCGCCCAGGCGGCCCATATCCCGGTGCATCTTGGGTCCATGGCTTATGCCATGGCGGATCTGGTCACGGGCAGAGAGTGGCAGGCAGAAGATCTGATGGTGGTGAATGATCCCTATTTGGGTGGCACGCATTTGCCGGATGTAACGGTGGTTGCGCCGGTATTTCAGTCGCAGACCCTAATGGGCTTCACTGTGACCCGGGCCCACCATGCGAATATTGGTGCCCACAGCCCTGGATCCATGCCGGTATCTACCCATCTGGAGCAAGAAGGGATTGTTATTGCTCCCAGTTGGCTAAAACGCGCAGGGCAATGGCAGGTGCCTTTGTGCCGGCGCCTAGCCGGGCTGGAGGAGCACGGGACGTTGCCGGTAGAGACTCCGCGTTTTGCCGACTTTTCTGCCCAGGCTAGTGCCTGTGAGGCGGGTGCCCGGCGTTTGGCGGAGCTGGCCGATCAGCAATTTGATCTGGTGGCGGCCTTTGATGCCCTCAATGCGTATGGTGAAAAGCGTGCTCGCGCTCGCATCGCGACCCTGCCGGATGGTTGTTACCGGTTCCAGGATTACATGGACGACGATGGCCAAGGCCAGCAGGGCATCCTCATTACCGTCAGCCTCACGATTTGCGGAGATCAGGCCTCTCTGGATTTTAGTGGCACGGCAGATCAGGTGGCGGGAAATATCAATTGCCCGTTGTCCGTGGCAGCCGCAGCGGTCTATTACTGCTTTCGCTGCTTGATGGACGATGACGTGCCTGCCTGCGATGGTCTCTTTCGGCCTATAAAGCTGTCCGCTCCGCCAGGCTCGTTGCTCAATGCCCGCCGCCCGGCGGCGGTGGCTGCCGGCAATGTGGAAACCAGTTCACGGGTGGTGGATGTGGTGCTGGGTGCGCTGGCTCAGGCGGCGCCGGAGGCAATTCCCGCAGCCAGTCAGGGAACCATGAATAATGTGGCTATGGGCGCTGGCGGTGACAATGGCTGGGATTATTACGAAACCATGGCCGGTGGTACGGGCGCTCATGCTGGTGGCCCTGGGCTGTCGGCGGTGCACAGTCATATGACTAATACTCTTAATACGCCAGTCGAAAGCCTTGAGTCTCACTATCCGCTGAGGGTGCACCGTTATCAATTGCGCAGGGGCAGTGGGGGGAGTGGGCAGTTTATGGGGGGCGAGGGCTTGGTCCGTGAGTTGGAGTTCTTGGCTGATGCCCAGGTCACCCTGCTTACTGAGCGTCGCCTTTTCGCTCCCTGGGGGCTGGCCGGCGGGCAGAGTGGAGCGGTGGGGGAAAACCGCCATAACGGCCGGTTGTTGCCACCGAAAGCTAGCTTCACCGCTCGCCCCGGTGATCGGTTGTTAGTGGCTTCACCCGGCGGTGGCGGGTATCGCGGCAGGGAATGCAAATGA
- a CDS encoding aspartate aminotransferase family protein, producing MSQYLIPTYARQPVAFVRGEGVWLYDENDHKYMDAISGIGVCNLGHCHPAVTRTLAEQARQLVHTSNLYRIPAQESLAQRLCELSGMANVFFSNSGAEANEAAIKIARLYGSRKQITCPTVVVMEGSFHGRTMATLSATANAKVQEGFAPLLDGFVRVPFNDLAAVEALAENRDIVAVLVEPVQGEGGIHIPADDYLAGLRALCDRNDWLLMLDEIQSGNGRTGDYFACLGANVTPDVLTTAKGLGNGFPIGACLVAGKAEGVFGPGNHGSTYGGNPLGCATALTVVNALTDDVIDGVADKGAWLKDAFTQAFSDLPMVTEIRQRGLMLGIQLDRPCPELVNRARDAGLLINVTAGSVVRLLPPLVINQTEMQHLVDTLSALIHRFADEQEVA from the coding sequence ATGTCGCAATATTTGATCCCCACCTACGCGCGCCAGCCAGTGGCTTTCGTGCGGGGCGAAGGCGTGTGGTTATATGACGAAAACGACCACAAATACATGGATGCCATCTCCGGAATTGGTGTGTGTAACCTAGGCCACTGCCACCCGGCGGTGACCCGAACCCTGGCTGAACAGGCCAGGCAATTAGTGCACACGTCCAACCTGTACCGCATTCCCGCCCAAGAATCGCTGGCGCAGCGTCTGTGTGAGTTGAGCGGCATGGCAAACGTGTTTTTCTCCAATTCTGGTGCAGAAGCCAACGAAGCGGCCATCAAGATTGCCCGCCTGTACGGCTCTCGCAAACAGATCACCTGCCCCACCGTGGTGGTGATGGAAGGCAGCTTTCACGGCCGCACCATGGCCACCTTGTCGGCCACTGCCAACGCCAAGGTGCAGGAAGGTTTTGCACCCTTGCTGGACGGCTTTGTTCGCGTCCCGTTCAATGACTTGGCGGCAGTAGAAGCATTAGCAGAGAACCGCGACATCGTCGCTGTACTGGTAGAACCGGTGCAGGGCGAAGGTGGCATCCACATTCCTGCGGACGACTACTTGGCTGGCCTGCGCGCCCTGTGCGATCGCAACGACTGGCTACTGATGCTCGATGAAATACAGTCCGGCAACGGCCGCACCGGGGATTACTTTGCCTGCCTGGGTGCCAATGTCACTCCGGATGTGCTGACCACGGCCAAAGGCCTAGGCAACGGCTTTCCGATTGGCGCCTGCCTGGTTGCCGGCAAAGCCGAAGGTGTGTTCGGCCCCGGTAATCACGGCAGCACCTACGGCGGCAACCCGTTGGGTTGCGCTACTGCCCTGACCGTCGTCAATGCGCTCACCGATGATGTCATTGATGGTGTGGCCGACAAAGGCGCCTGGCTGAAAGATGCCTTTACTCAGGCGTTTTCAGACCTGCCCATGGTCACCGAAATTCGTCAGCGGGGCCTGATGCTAGGTATCCAGCTCGATCGCCCTTGTCCCGAGCTGGTCAACCGCGCCCGCGACGCCGGCCTACTAATCAATGTCACCGCCGGATCCGTGGTACGGCTACTGCCGCCGCTAGTGATCAACCAAACTGAAATGCAGCATCTAGTGGACACTCTGTCTGCCCTGATCCACCGTTTTGCCGATGAGCAGGAGGTCGCATGA
- the argF gene encoding ornithine carbamoyltransferase, whose translation MTRHFLTLTDLTPDELGYLIQRAIELKTMLRNGQNHEPLKGKTLGMIFEKSSTRTRVSFEVAMTHFGGSSIFLSPRDTQLGRGEPIEDSARVLSRMVDAVMIRTFDHATLQTFADHSAVPVINALTDDFHPCQLLADMQTFVEHRGSIQGKKVVWVGDGNNMCASYINAANQFDFELVISCPDGFTPDNDLLGRYPERVSLEADVATAVQGAHLVVTDVWASMGQEDEQQTRLNAFEGYQVTPELMDKADPDALFMHCLPAHRGEEVSHEMMDDPRAVVWDEAENRLHAQKALLEFLLTGQH comes from the coding sequence ATGACCCGTCATTTCCTGACCCTGACCGATCTAACTCCAGATGAACTCGGCTACCTGATTCAGCGCGCCATTGAGCTGAAAACCATGCTGCGCAACGGCCAGAACCATGAGCCATTGAAAGGCAAAACGCTGGGCATGATTTTCGAAAAATCATCCACCCGCACCCGGGTATCCTTTGAAGTAGCGATGACCCATTTTGGTGGCTCCAGCATCTTTCTCTCGCCCCGAGACACTCAGCTGGGCCGGGGTGAACCGATTGAAGATTCAGCACGGGTACTGTCACGCATGGTCGATGCGGTAATGATCCGCACCTTTGACCACGCCACCCTGCAAACCTTTGCCGACCACTCGGCGGTACCCGTGATAAACGCCCTCACGGATGACTTCCACCCCTGCCAGCTACTCGCCGACATGCAGACGTTTGTAGAGCATCGCGGCAGCATCCAAGGCAAGAAAGTGGTGTGGGTCGGTGATGGCAACAACATGTGTGCCAGTTACATTAACGCTGCCAACCAGTTTGATTTCGAATTGGTCATCAGCTGCCCAGACGGCTTCACCCCAGATAACGACCTGCTGGGCCGCTATCCGGAGCGGGTCAGCTTAGAAGCGGACGTGGCCACCGCCGTGCAAGGCGCTCATCTGGTAGTGACCGATGTATGGGCTTCCATGGGCCAGGAAGATGAACAGCAAACCCGCCTTAACGCGTTTGAGGGTTATCAAGTCACCCCTGAACTAATGGACAAAGCCGATCCGGATGCGCTGTTCATGCACTGCCTGCCCGCCCACCGTGGCGAAGAAGTCAGCCACGAAATGATGGACGACCCCCGCGCCGTGGTCTGGGACGAAGCCGAAAACCGCCTGCACGCGCAGAAAGCCTTGCTGGAATTTCTGCTCACTGGCCAACATTGA